The Litchfieldia alkalitelluris genome has a window encoding:
- a CDS encoding NAD(P)/FAD-dependent oxidoreductase, translating into MCSVNKPKIIILGAGYGGLMTATRLQKALGVNEAEITLINKNDYHYETTWLHEASAGTLHHDRARYKVEDVIDRSKVKFVKGTVVGINKEEKTVSLEEGTYHYDYLVFALGAESETFGIKGLKEFAFSISNINAARQIREHIEYQFATYNTEAEKRDERLTIVVGGAGFTGIEFLGELANRIPQLCKEYDVDHDKVRVICVEAAPTALPGFDPELVEYAVNHLTSKGIEFKIGTAIKEATETGIIVGKDDDVEEIKAGTVVWAAGVRGSSLIEAAGFEAMRGRVKVSSTLLAPGHDDVFIIGDSSLVINEEINRPYPPTAQIAMQQGETCAKNLTVLVRGQGELEDFTPDLKGTVCSLGEHDAIGVVFGKKVTGSTASFMKKMVDNRALFMIGGPGLVIKKGKFNIL; encoded by the coding sequence ATGTGTTCGGTGAATAAACCAAAGATTATAATTTTAGGTGCAGGATATGGTGGTCTTATGACTGCAACAAGACTGCAAAAAGCACTTGGTGTTAACGAGGCGGAAATTACTCTTATAAATAAAAATGATTATCATTATGAAACTACATGGTTACATGAAGCTTCTGCAGGTACATTACACCATGATCGTGCTCGTTATAAGGTTGAAGATGTTATTGATCGTAGCAAGGTGAAATTTGTAAAAGGTACAGTTGTTGGAATTAATAAAGAAGAAAAGACGGTTTCTCTTGAAGAAGGTACGTATCACTATGACTATTTAGTATTTGCTTTAGGTGCAGAAAGTGAAACTTTTGGAATTAAAGGACTTAAGGAATTCGCATTCTCTATATCAAATATTAACGCTGCTCGTCAAATACGTGAGCATATTGAATATCAATTTGCAACTTATAATACTGAAGCTGAAAAGCGTGATGAGCGTTTGACAATCGTTGTAGGGGGAGCAGGTTTCACTGGTATTGAATTCTTAGGCGAATTAGCAAACCGTATTCCGCAACTATGTAAGGAATATGACGTTGATCACGATAAAGTTCGTGTCATCTGTGTTGAAGCAGCACCAACTGCTTTACCAGGCTTTGATCCAGAGTTAGTGGAATATGCAGTTAATCACTTAACAAGTAAAGGGATCGAATTTAAAATTGGTACAGCAATTAAGGAAGCAACAGAAACAGGAATTATCGTTGGTAAAGATGATGATGTTGAAGAAATTAAAGCAGGTACTGTTGTATGGGCTGCTGGTGTAAGAGGGAGCAGCTTAATTGAAGCAGCTGGCTTTGAAGCAATGCGTGGCCGTGTAAAAGTTAGTTCAACTCTACTTGCGCCAGGACATGATGATGTATTTATTATTGGAGATAGTTCATTAGTAATCAATGAAGAGATTAACCGTCCATATCCGCCAACTGCACAAATTGCAATGCAACAAGGTGAAACATGCGCGAAGAACCTAACTGTTTTAGTTCGTGGACAAGGTGAATTAGAAGACTTCACTCCTGATCTTAAAGGAACAGTATGTTCACTTGGTGAGCATGATGCAATTGGAGTTGTATTTGGAAAGAAAGTAACAGGATCTACAGCATCATTCATGAAAAAGATGGTTGATAACCGTGCCCTATTCATGATTGGTGGCCCTGGACTAGTTATTAAAAAGGGTAAATTCAATATCCTATAG
- a CDS encoding YuiA family protein — translation MNNQQQIKNDCPYCNGKGYFQLILGGSETCSSCEGSGKNN, via the coding sequence ATGAACAACCAACAACAAATTAAAAATGACTGTCCGTACTGCAATGGGAAAGGGTATTTTCAGTTAATACTTGGTGGATCAGAAACATGTTCATCATGTGAAGGCTCTGGTAAAAACAATTAG
- a CDS encoding YuiB family protein, which translates to MSLPVLPILLVSIVLFFVLFFGIGFLLNMLLRMTWIMAIIYPIVAIFIIQDVKLINYFREPSTSFVLLGDKLSSLALVDIMILMSGLLGAITSGIVIKMLRSKGYQMF; encoded by the coding sequence ATGAGTTTACCGGTTTTGCCAATTTTATTAGTGTCTATTGTCTTATTTTTTGTGTTATTTTTCGGGATAGGTTTCCTTTTAAATATGCTACTGAGAATGACGTGGATTATGGCGATTATATATCCAATCGTTGCCATATTCATCATTCAGGATGTGAAATTAATTAATTACTTTAGAGAACCTTCTACATCCTTTGTATTATTAGGTGATAAGCTTTCTTCTTTGGCTCTTGTTGACATAATGATTTTAATGAGTGGTCTGTTAGGTGCCATCACCTCAGGAATCGTGATCAAGATGCTAAGATCAAAAGGATATCAAATGTTTTAG
- a CDS encoding 3D domain-containing protein, producing MINIIIRRSIMSFLFVVAFFTTFQSISNVSAMDLSNWIAEYRQTYEESQQVKENSGKKSNLFTKVLNFAGAEKTSISSSEEVENSLTLEEAIDWTKYPKTTVTATGYTAGVESTGKSPNHPGYGITYSGVKVKRDLYSTVAADLNVFPLGTILFIPGYGYGVVADKGGAIKGNKVDLYYETVADVYNQWGKKTLDVYVVEIGQGKLTEKDLSNLNENESMQVFRQQYLGSKS from the coding sequence ATGATAAATATAATCATTAGAAGAAGTATCATGTCATTTTTATTTGTTGTAGCATTTTTTACAACGTTTCAATCAATATCAAATGTAAGTGCTATGGATTTATCTAATTGGATTGCAGAGTATAGGCAGACATATGAGGAATCACAACAGGTAAAAGAGAATTCAGGAAAAAAATCGAATCTGTTTACTAAAGTGCTTAATTTTGCCGGTGCTGAAAAAACATCAATATCCTCAAGTGAAGAAGTAGAAAATTCACTTACGCTAGAGGAGGCAATCGACTGGACAAAGTATCCTAAAACGACGGTAACAGCTACTGGATATACAGCAGGAGTAGAGTCTACGGGGAAGTCACCAAATCATCCTGGTTATGGGATTACATATTCTGGGGTTAAAGTAAAGCGTGATCTTTATTCCACAGTTGCTGCAGATTTAAATGTATTTCCCTTAGGGACAATCCTGTTCATCCCTGGTTATGGCTACGGAGTAGTTGCTGATAAAGGTGGAGCAATTAAAGGGAATAAAGTAGACCTCTATTATGAAACGGTTGCTGATGTTTATAATCAGTGGGGTAAAAAGACCCTTGATGTTTATGTTGTAGAAATAGGTCAGGGAAAACTCACGGAAAAAGATTTATCAAATTTAAATGAAAATGAATCAATGCAAGTATTTAGACAACAATATCTTGGTTCAAAAAGCTAA
- a CDS encoding divergent PAP2 family protein, whose product MDLFTNFPLWAALAAIGFAQFIKVPIQYIAIRKIDWSLVTSTGGMPSSHSAAVTALCTGIAIEQGLDSPFFAISSVFAIIVMFDATGVRRHAGEQATVLNRLVIDFQKFMEDAKMWPNMDQQEKQKELKELLGHQPIEVFFGAITGVILTLLLHFLLSL is encoded by the coding sequence ATGGATTTATTTACAAATTTCCCTCTATGGGCCGCACTTGCTGCGATTGGATTTGCTCAATTTATTAAAGTGCCTATTCAATATATTGCCATTCGAAAAATAGATTGGTCCTTAGTAACAAGTACAGGTGGAATGCCTAGTTCCCATTCAGCTGCTGTAACAGCTTTATGTACAGGGATCGCGATTGAACAGGGGCTAGATTCTCCCTTTTTTGCTATTTCATCTGTCTTTGCAATTATTGTTATGTTTGATGCTACCGGCGTTAGAAGACATGCAGGTGAACAGGCAACTGTTTTAAACCGTCTTGTAATTGACTTCCAAAAGTTTATGGAAGATGCAAAAATGTGGCCAAATATGGATCAACAGGAAAAACAAAAGGAATTGAAAGAGCTATTAGGACATCAGCCAATAGAAGTGTTTTTTGGAGCAATAACTGGAGTTATATTAACATTACTACTTCATTTTCTTCTTTCACTTTGA
- a CDS encoding DUF309 domain-containing protein: MTSYPMEYYDFFVKFNEGDYYTCHDLLEDIWMTDKDNLFLKGLLQMTVAIYHYEYGNVKGARLMMDAGHQYIQKYRPFYWGIDLEKVNQFIEHCQSIIPQDIDRIDFSDISALPSLPAFVLYLEE, from the coding sequence ATGACCTCATATCCAATGGAATATTATGATTTCTTTGTGAAATTTAATGAGGGTGATTATTATACTTGCCATGACTTATTAGAAGATATTTGGATGACAGATAAAGATAATCTCTTTTTAAAAGGTTTGTTACAAATGACTGTTGCTATCTACCATTATGAGTATGGAAATGTAAAAGGTGCTCGGCTAATGATGGATGCTGGTCATCAATATATTCAAAAATACCGACCGTTTTATTGGGGGATTGATTTGGAAAAGGTAAACCAATTTATTGAGCACTGTCAATCAATTATACCACAAGATATTGATCGGATTGACTTTAGTGATATTTCTGCACTTCCAAGTTTACCAGCATTCGTACTTTATTTAGAAGAATAA
- a CDS encoding leucyl aminopeptidase, translating into MYTVKGQFDFTQEEEAIVVGLVDKNRKLDGIVSELDSLLNGQISTLLAEGDISAKKKEISKLHTLGTLKIKRIFFVGLGKENDIDFEAVREVLGKAVKTIKKSKVEQFSVLVDTFTTEKLDVLEVGHALGEAVALATYQFANYKQKSNIPDKELSEVTIYTNESAEEVKASLDVGTAYGKGTNTARTLVNLPGNMLTATDLANHAVELANKYEFEVEILDKEEMEKLGMGALLAVNKGSVEPPKMIVLKYQGKDQWEDVIGLVGKGITFDTGGYSIKPKDGIVGMKADMGGAAAVLGAMEVIGELRPEQNVVAVIPSTDNMISGDAFKPDDVITALNGKTIEVLNTDAEGRLALADGVTYAKHHGANYLVDVATLTGGIIVALGNDITGAMTNNEELFEQVLEASYEAGESIWRLPITEKHKERVRNSKVADLNNSPGRDGHAIFAGTFIGEFAEDTPWVHLDIAGTATTKSDYDLGTAGGTGVMVRTLATFVERFNHTKEN; encoded by the coding sequence TTGTATACAGTTAAAGGTCAGTTTGATTTTACACAAGAAGAGGAAGCAATCGTTGTAGGGTTAGTTGATAAAAATCGTAAATTAGATGGAATTGTAAGTGAGCTTGATTCATTATTAAATGGGCAAATATCGACTTTATTGGCTGAGGGTGATATATCAGCAAAGAAAAAAGAAATTTCAAAACTACATACTTTAGGTACTCTAAAAATAAAGCGAATCTTTTTTGTGGGGCTAGGAAAAGAGAATGACATAGATTTCGAAGCTGTACGTGAAGTCCTTGGAAAAGCAGTAAAGACAATTAAGAAGTCAAAAGTTGAACAATTTAGTGTATTAGTAGACACATTTACAACCGAAAAGTTGGACGTTTTAGAGGTAGGGCATGCCCTTGGAGAAGCTGTTGCACTAGCTACATATCAGTTTGCTAATTATAAACAAAAATCAAATATTCCAGATAAAGAATTATCAGAAGTGACCATTTATACAAATGAGAGTGCTGAGGAAGTTAAAGCAAGTCTAGATGTAGGCACTGCCTATGGGAAGGGTACGAACACGGCAAGAACGCTAGTGAATTTACCAGGTAACATGCTAACAGCTACAGATTTAGCAAACCATGCAGTTGAATTAGCAAACAAATACGAGTTTGAAGTGGAAATCCTTGATAAAGAAGAGATGGAAAAACTCGGGATGGGTGCTTTATTAGCCGTAAATAAAGGGTCAGTAGAACCTCCTAAAATGATTGTTCTGAAGTATCAGGGAAAAGACCAATGGGAGGATGTAATTGGGCTGGTTGGAAAAGGAATTACATTCGATACTGGTGGTTATTCGATTAAGCCTAAGGATGGGATTGTTGGGATGAAAGCCGATATGGGCGGTGCTGCAGCTGTTCTTGGTGCAATGGAAGTAATCGGTGAGCTTCGACCAGAACAAAATGTGGTAGCTGTTATTCCATCTACCGACAATATGATTAGTGGAGATGCCTTTAAACCAGATGATGTCATTACAGCCTTAAATGGTAAAACAATTGAAGTGCTTAATACTGATGCTGAGGGTCGTTTAGCGTTAGCGGATGGGGTGACATATGCAAAGCATCATGGCGCAAACTATCTGGTTGATGTAGCGACATTAACAGGAGGGATCATTGTCGCACTTGGAAATGATATTACGGGTGCAATGACAAATAACGAAGAGTTATTTGAACAGGTTCTTGAGGCGTCGTATGAAGCAGGTGAATCCATTTGGAGATTGCCAATTACGGAAAAGCATAAAGAGCGAGTTCGCAATAGTAAGGTTGCAGATTTAAACAATTCACCGGGTCGAGATGGTCACGCCATATTTGCAGGAACATTTATTGGTGAATTTGCAGAAGATACACCATGGGTCCACCTGGATATCGCGGGTACAGCCACAACAAAATCTGATTATGATTTAGGAACAGCTGGGGGTACAGGTGTGATGGTGCGTACTTTAGCTACATTTGTGGAGAGGTTTAATCATACAAAAGAAAACTAA
- a CDS encoding biotin transporter BioY, producing MGKKRKFRTIDLTMASMFVALMAIGANITSWIPFLQVANIPLSMQPFFAILAGLLLGSRLGALSMVVYLFVGLAGAPVFAQFSSGFDALLGSSGGFILSYIPTAFIVGKIIESTSKPELKHFLLASFAGIFTIYLVGTNYMYIALNYWLNIDMSYAAAWIAMTWFALKDVIFTAFGAVIAPRIFHATKRVTRNSSNTKIAS from the coding sequence ATGGGTAAAAAAAGGAAATTTCGTACAATTGATTTAACTATGGCGAGTATGTTTGTTGCGTTGATGGCTATCGGGGCAAATATAACATCGTGGATTCCCTTTTTACAGGTTGCCAATATACCATTATCTATGCAACCATTTTTCGCCATTCTAGCAGGCTTATTATTAGGAAGTAGGTTAGGGGCATTATCAATGGTGGTTTACTTATTTGTTGGACTTGCTGGTGCACCAGTCTTTGCACAGTTCTCTAGTGGCTTTGATGCTTTGTTAGGTAGTTCAGGTGGATTTATTTTATCATACATACCAACTGCGTTTATTGTAGGAAAAATAATTGAGAGCACTTCTAAACCAGAATTAAAGCATTTCTTACTTGCTTCATTTGCTGGAATCTTCACTATTTATCTAGTCGGTACTAATTATATGTACATTGCTTTAAATTATTGGTTAAACATTGACATGAGTTATGCTGCAGCATGGATTGCAATGACATGGTTTGCTTTGAAGGATGTTATTTTTACAGCTTTTGGTGCAGTGATCGCCCCTAGAATCTTTCATGCTACAAAGCGAGTGACTCGCAATTCTTCGAACACAAAGATTGCGTCATAA
- a CDS encoding helix-turn-helix transcriptional regulator: MERELIIELVSSKIKLIRTEKGYTQDKMADILGISKKTLVQIEKGRIEAGWTIIVALCALFRDSEILKGTLGDDPIEVIETIAHDGIDIPKERTLGGKVWWKEIKKVGNFKLQQNVISSHFRILDEEDYRWFSSFNQEEAEKRLLELSNEY; the protein is encoded by the coding sequence ATGGAAAGAGAGTTAATTATTGAGCTTGTATCATCTAAAATCAAATTAATTAGAACCGAAAAGGGTTACACTCAAGATAAAATGGCTGATATTCTTGGTATCTCAAAGAAAACCCTTGTTCAAATTGAAAAAGGACGAATCGAAGCCGGTTGGACTATTATAGTTGCGTTGTGTGCACTTTTTAGAGATAGTGAAATTCTAAAAGGAACTCTCGGTGATGACCCGATTGAAGTGATTGAAACCATTGCACACGATGGAATTGACATTCCAAAAGAAAGAACATTAGGCGGAAAAGTATGGTGGAAGGAAATAAAGAAAGTGGGTAATTTCAAGCTTCAACAAAACGTAATAAGCTCCCACTTTCGCATATTAGATGAAGAGGACTATCGTTGGTTTAGTTCTTTCAATCAAGAAGAAGCTGAAAAACGTCTTCTTGAATTATCTAATGAATATTAA
- a CDS encoding DedA family protein, which yields MELEAIVDSIEQYGYFGLFLWLWIGVLGIPIPNEVIIMTVGYAGSVELFNPFLLYLCAFFGLIAANTTSFLLGHLAGKPLLTYLNKKKRTKRTIERSMTLIDRYRTFSLVVSYFIPGLRTMVPFLFGLSGLRYYKFASISYSTIFIWTSIYFLLGSFGLKLYMEVPVGLTFGMILFIVSGLIVLITVKHKRRVKLKGEI from the coding sequence ATGGAGCTTGAAGCTATTGTCGATTCAATAGAGCAATATGGTTATTTTGGCTTGTTTCTATGGTTATGGATAGGAGTATTAGGAATACCTATCCCAAATGAAGTGATTATAATGACAGTTGGATATGCAGGCTCGGTTGAATTGTTTAATCCATTTCTTCTTTATTTATGTGCCTTTTTTGGCTTAATAGCAGCTAATACAACAAGCTTTTTGTTAGGTCATTTAGCTGGTAAGCCTCTTCTAACGTATTTAAATAAGAAAAAAAGGACAAAAAGAACAATAGAACGCTCCATGACTTTAATAGATAGATACCGAACCTTTTCCCTTGTAGTTAGTTATTTTATTCCAGGATTACGGACGATGGTGCCATTTCTATTTGGCCTTAGCGGGTTACGTTATTATAAATTTGCGAGTATATCTTATTCAACAATTTTTATTTGGACCTCAATTTACTTTTTGTTAGGAAGCTTTGGATTAAAATTATATATGGAAGTCCCAGTTGGTTTGACTTTTGGGATGATTTTATTTATTGTATCAGGTCTCATAGTATTAATTACTGTTAAACATAAACGAAGAGTAAAGCTAAAGGGGGAAATCTAA
- a CDS encoding asparagine synthase: MNGREGLIPTVLGTAVTATGLILKQNRKIDPMISNTVFGFGLAHIVLGAIDLVEHRK; encoded by the coding sequence ATGAATGGTCGTGAGGGATTAATTCCAACCGTCTTAGGCACTGCAGTAACAGCTACAGGATTAATTTTAAAACAAAATAGAAAGATTGATCCTATGATTTCAAATACTGTTTTTGGCTTTGGCCTTGCTCATATTGTATTAGGAGCAATTGACCTGGTCGAGCATAGAAAATAA
- a CDS encoding hotdog fold thioesterase, translating to MVKMEASFKNTLINALGIKIIELSEERAVASMPVDERTRQPYGVLHGGASVALAETIASIGTYNLLDQEKEYCVGLEINANHIKSKKDGIVKAVATPLHKGRKTMVWDIKIIDEKAQLICVSRCTMAILPIQQ from the coding sequence ATGGTTAAAATGGAAGCAAGTTTTAAAAACACCTTAATTAATGCCTTAGGAATAAAAATTATAGAGTTGTCAGAAGAAAGAGCTGTGGCATCAATGCCTGTTGACGAACGAACTAGACAACCATACGGTGTTCTTCATGGAGGCGCATCTGTTGCACTAGCTGAAACAATTGCAAGTATTGGTACATATAACCTTCTTGACCAAGAGAAGGAGTATTGTGTTGGATTAGAGATAAATGCAAATCATATCAAATCAAAAAAAGACGGTATCGTAAAAGCAGTGGCAACACCACTACATAAAGGTAGGAAAACAATGGTATGGGACATTAAAATAATCGATGAAAAAGCACAATTGATTTGTGTATCGAGATGTACAATGGCCATTTTACCAATACAACAATAA
- a CDS encoding ROK family transcriptional regulator produces MLGQRGSFQLMKSLNRSIILNHIRLSGAISRADIAKETTLTPPTVSNIVKELLDTKLVVEISEGVSSGGRKPTLLAINSREFHLIGLDIGPKYLRSIATDLNGNILYSKTTEIPTPITNDRLLDFIIHQIEQILMLYTKERDQFIGIGVGMHGVVNVDKGESLYAPSLNLRNIPIKNKLEDKFGLTVFVENDARVMALAELWFGKGTTSENSITVNIGRGIGAGIIINGKLFYGDHFIAGEIGHMTIDIGGIKCSCGNYGCLEAIAGGPAIAERVKRELSIGKKSIITELVKDNFDLITGKLVHEAAKSGDILCIDILKETGRYIGIGLTNLIHIINPGKIILTGGVSKASDFLLESIIDTMEQRVLTASAKNTEIVVSEFEDYGTAIGAITLILEHLFSPASN; encoded by the coding sequence ATGCTTGGTCAAAGAGGAAGCTTTCAATTAATGAAATCCCTTAACCGTTCAATTATTTTAAATCACATAAGACTATCTGGAGCTATTTCTCGTGCTGATATCGCAAAAGAAACAACACTAACACCTCCTACTGTCAGTAATATAGTTAAGGAACTACTTGATACAAAGTTAGTCGTAGAAATAAGTGAGGGTGTTTCAAGCGGTGGAAGAAAACCCACACTTTTGGCCATTAATTCAAGAGAATTTCACCTTATCGGCCTTGATATTGGTCCAAAATATTTACGTAGCATTGCTACAGACTTGAATGGAAATATCCTCTATTCTAAGACAACAGAAATTCCTACACCGATTACAAATGATCGATTACTCGATTTTATAATTCACCAAATTGAACAAATTCTTATGTTATATACAAAAGAACGCGACCAATTTATTGGGATTGGAGTGGGAATGCACGGAGTAGTCAATGTTGATAAGGGTGAATCCCTCTATGCTCCAAGTCTAAACTTGCGTAATATCCCAATAAAGAATAAATTAGAAGACAAATTTGGACTGACAGTCTTTGTAGAAAATGATGCTCGTGTCATGGCACTTGCAGAGCTCTGGTTTGGTAAAGGAACAACCTCAGAGAACTCTATTACCGTTAATATTGGAAGAGGAATCGGTGCGGGAATTATCATTAATGGAAAATTATTTTATGGTGATCATTTTATTGCGGGTGAAATTGGACATATGACAATTGATATTGGTGGAATAAAATGTAGCTGTGGAAATTACGGGTGTCTTGAAGCAATTGCTGGTGGTCCTGCCATTGCTGAGAGAGTCAAACGAGAACTATCGATCGGAAAAAAGAGTATAATCACAGAGCTTGTTAAAGATAATTTTGATTTAATTACTGGAAAACTTGTTCATGAAGCAGCCAAAAGTGGTGATATACTTTGCATTGATATCTTAAAGGAAACAGGTCGCTATATTGGGATTGGACTTACAAATCTAATTCATATCATAAACCCTGGGAAAATTATTTTAACCGGTGGTGTATCAAAAGCAAGTGATTTTCTCCTTGAGAGTATCATTGATACAATGGAGCAAAGAGTCCTAACAGCTTCAGCCAAAAATACAGAGATCGTTGTATCCGAATTTGAAGATTATGGAACAGCGATTGGGGCAATCACCTTGATTTTAGAGCATTTATTTTCTCCAGCATCAAATTAA
- a CDS encoding galactokinase, with protein MEQQLRDDFIELFGQGNQPRAFFAPGRVNLIGEHTDYNGGHVFPCALSVGTYAIARKREDNIIKLYSKNFPDQGIVELNLNDLSYQEAHDWANYPKGVLHVLKQNGLNVEGGFEVLYFGNIPNGAGLSSSASIELATSVVLNGLFNLDVSMIDMVKFSQKAENEYIGVSCGIMDQFAIGLGKQDHAILLDCETLKYEYSPVKLENATLVIANTNKRRGLADSKYNERRSECERALAELKTVLKITSLGDLTIEQFEENKNVISSDVDRVRAEHAVYENVRTKLAVHKLNQGDISGFGELMNESHKSLRDLYEVTGSELDALVQSAWEEEGVIGARMTGAGFGGCTVNIVENSAITRFIESVGQKYQEKTGLKADFYIVEIGNGAGELKL; from the coding sequence ATGGAACAACAATTAAGAGATGATTTTATAGAACTTTTCGGTCAAGGAAATCAACCAAGAGCCTTCTTTGCTCCAGGTAGAGTCAATCTAATAGGAGAACATACAGATTATAATGGTGGTCATGTATTTCCTTGTGCACTTAGTGTTGGGACTTATGCAATTGCACGTAAGAGAGAAGATAACATAATCAAGCTTTACTCAAAAAACTTTCCTGACCAGGGGATTGTTGAGCTGAATCTGAACGATCTTTCATATCAGGAAGCTCATGATTGGGCCAATTATCCTAAAGGAGTATTACACGTTTTAAAGCAAAATGGATTAAATGTAGAGGGTGGATTTGAGGTTCTATATTTTGGGAATATTCCCAATGGTGCTGGTTTATCTTCATCCGCATCTATTGAGTTAGCCACTTCTGTTGTCTTAAATGGTTTATTTAATCTTGATGTTTCGATGATTGATATGGTGAAATTCAGCCAAAAAGCTGAAAATGAATATATAGGTGTAAGCTGTGGAATAATGGATCAATTTGCAATCGGATTAGGTAAACAAGACCATGCTATTCTACTTGATTGCGAAACATTAAAATATGAATACAGCCCAGTTAAATTAGAGAATGCAACATTAGTGATTGCAAACACGAATAAGCGACGCGGTTTAGCAGATTCAAAGTATAATGAGCGTCGATCTGAGTGTGAAAGAGCACTTGCAGAATTAAAAACGGTTCTTAAAATCACATCACTAGGTGATTTGACGATTGAACAATTTGAAGAAAATAAAAATGTGATCTCCTCAGACGTAGATAGAGTTCGTGCAGAGCATGCGGTCTATGAAAATGTTAGAACGAAGCTCGCGGTTCACAAATTAAATCAAGGGGATATTTCCGGGTTCGGAGAATTAATGAACGAATCACATAAATCATTAAGAGATTTATATGAAGTTACTGGAAGTGAGTTAGATGCTCTTGTGCAATCTGCTTGGGAAGAAGAGGGAGTAATTGGTGCAAGAATGACAGGTGCCGGTTTTGGTGGATGCACAGTAAATATTGTAGAGAATTCTGCTATCACTAGATTTATTGAATCAGTAGGACAAAAATATCAAGAAAAAACAGGTTTGAAAGCTGACTTTTATATCGTTGAAATTGGCAATGGCGCTGGTGAATTAAAATTATAA
- the galE gene encoding UDP-glucose 4-epimerase GalE, with protein MAVLVCGGAGYIGSHAVADLLAKGEEVVVVDNLQTGHKDAVSNEAKLLVGDLRDADFMDRVFSENKIESVIHFAADSLVGESVVDPLKYYDNNVNGALSLLKAMAKYQVKRIVFSSTAATYGEPTSVPIVENDPTVPTNPYGETKLAIEKMLKWAEQAYGIKYTVLRYFNVAGAHTTVDIGEDHQPESHLIPIILQVALGQRDEIKIFGDDYSTEDGTCIRDYIHVSDLVAAHLLALDKLRNGGNSDVYNLGNGNGFSVKQVIEMSRKVTGKEIKAVVAPRRGGDPAMLVASSEKAMTQLGWKPKHDTLEQIIETAWKWHQAHPQGYGDK; from the coding sequence ATGGCTGTTTTAGTATGTGGGGGAGCAGGATACATTGGAAGTCATGCGGTAGCAGACTTACTAGCAAAAGGTGAAGAAGTGGTAGTCGTTGATAATCTTCAAACAGGTCATAAAGATGCTGTTTCTAACGAGGCAAAGCTGCTTGTTGGTGATCTAAGGGATGCAGACTTTATGGATCGTGTTTTTAGTGAAAATAAGATTGAGTCGGTTATTCACTTTGCTGCAGACTCTTTGGTGGGAGAAAGTGTTGTTGATCCATTAAAATATTATGATAACAATGTGAATGGTGCATTAAGCCTTTTAAAAGCAATGGCAAAATACCAGGTGAAACGAATTGTATTTTCATCAACAGCAGCAACATATGGTGAGCCAACATCAGTACCTATTGTAGAAAATGATCCAACAGTACCAACTAACCCATATGGAGAAACAAAGTTAGCGATTGAAAAAATGCTAAAATGGGCAGAGCAGGCATATGGGATTAAATATACGGTATTAAGATATTTTAATGTTGCAGGTGCACATACAACTGTTGATATCGGAGAAGATCATCAACCAGAGTCACACTTAATCCCAATTATATTGCAGGTTGCATTAGGACAACGAGACGAAATTAAGATTTTTGGAGATGACTATTCAACAGAGGATGGTACTTGTATCCGAGATTATATCCATGTTAGCGACTTGGTTGCAGCGCATTTATTAGCGCTTGATAAGCTAAGAAATGGTGGAAACAGCGATGTTTATAACCTAGGTAATGGAAACGGATTTTCAGTTAAACAAGTAATTGAAATGTCACGTAAAGTAACTGGTAAGGAAATCAAAGCGGTTGTTGCACCTCGTCGTGGTGGAGACCCGGCTATGTTAGTTGCTTCTTCAGAAAAGGCGATGACACAATTAGGGTGGAAGCCAAAGCATGATACGTTAGAACAAATCATTGAAACCGCGTGGAAATGGCATCAAGCACATCCACAAGGATATGGTGACAAGTAA